In Topomyia yanbarensis strain Yona2022 chromosome 2, ASM3024719v1, whole genome shotgun sequence, one DNA window encodes the following:
- the LOC131680469 gene encoding uncharacterized protein LOC131680469, producing the protein MVSSGSTGNQNPKLLGSRSTASSTSYHPQQVAGGSTTGAIGSQPLPWMLGTGPTASSTENPLPQINAQEVSQGNEALAHELMLLEEQQAREEKHMEERSRLLQRHAMFGGGAAGGIGLNPQATAFQPIGSGFFGVSSLSQGQISARQAINKELPIFSGNPEEWPLFLASYENSTRICGYSDEENMLRLQRSLKGKAMETVRCRLLHPANLPGVIATLRTLFGRPEVIVHSLVNKIREMPSPKAEKLCTLIDFGVAVQNVCATITASGLDEYMCNVALLQELTERLPPSIRLNWAYHRQGLNRVTLSEFGDWLGKLVEAASIVTMPTLNISKPERRGRKDDNYINVHSESNSSCEVLSLDRPITASKGCLVCLNECSGLDTCGKFLALGVGSRWTVVKEQRLCRKCLRRHYGACHVKTPCGRNGCSFMHNTLLHEDKRYNKRLTPEPAQQSNESSTTQSCNTHSKRAGKVLFRYVPVTIYGKGKQVTTYAFLDDGSSATLMEHSLLRELDLKGTPYPLCLNWTGGHQREEDESVLLTLKISGVNDTREVFDLPEVYTVRDLSLPKQSVSVSQLATKYSYLKGLPLKSYDDVSPRILIGMNNCRLGHALRSVEGGENEPVVSKTRLGWMIYGPCTMESGTTNSGYSSYHSFHICPCVREEERDLNAALKEYYSIESLGISGSQKSLHSKDEERAIKILSTETRLVGNRYETGLLWRYDQVQLPDNKGMAAKRLACLQKRMRREPELAAAMRSKMLEYEEKGYIRRLSAMEKAEKHSNDWYLPIFPVTNPNKPGKLRIVFDAAAKVNGVSLNSFLLTGPDQLVSLLTVLYKFREFRVAVVGDIREMFFQVQMKKLDQRSQMILWSNGNPEDEPEVYAVAVMTFGAACSPSCAHYVKNRNAERFEEQYPRAVECIKYEHYVDDMLMSVETEEEAVKLASEVRSIHSQGGFEIRNWLSNSRSVIDNLHEVSTTEKNMSLCAEMTTEKVLGMWWDTTTDTFTFKLSPKHDEQLLSGIRMPTKREVLRTLMAIYDPMGFIGNFLIYLKILMQEIWRSGCGWDDEINGKLAEKWQTWIDALPNVHQVKIPRCYRIITSAKPANNVELHIFCDASENGMAAVAYFRFEEEGKVECAMIGSKTRVAPLKFLSIPRLELQAAVIGARLADCIVKSHRIKIMRRVFWTDSRDVICWLRSDHRRYSQFVAFRVSELLDTTQVDEWRWLPTKMNVADEGTKWQRLPDLRPSSRWFRAQDFLWESEAEWPGHNRDQGSTVEEIRPSVLHHTVTEPLVSFERFSKWKRLLRSMAYARRFITNLHKRIEGATAELGPLTQEELKLAESTIYRIVQQQAYPDEMRLIRSNSSDASPWKRTLPKSSSLYKLSPAIDELGVLRMRGRINACEWVDEATKNPILLPRRNPVTDLVLAEYHASCRHQNHHTALNQVRLKFSIPRLRSEFDRVRRNCQRCKVRQSEPQPPAMGNLPLARMAAFQRPFSYTGIDYFGPMSVTVGRRVEKRWGVLLTCMTTRGVHIEVAHSLTTDSCILALRNFIARRGSPLEIISDRGTNFIGASRELREAMQKIDMTKLMVEFVSPNTKWTFNPPAAPHFGGCWERLIQSIKKIMNDFDVPRLPSDEILRSMLLEIEMILNSRPLTDIPLENDAELPLTPNHFLLGSADGTKPPIIFDNEPAALKRSWTMAQLYADRF; encoded by the coding sequence ATGGTGTCCAGTGGATCGACTGGTAATCAAAACCCGAAATTGTTAGGTAGCAGATCAACAGCGAGTTCTACGAGTTATCATCCACAGCAGGTGGCAGGAGGATCAACGACAGGTGCGATCGGAAGTCAGCCGTTGCCATGGATGTTGGGAACCGGACCGACAGCAAGTTCGACGGAAAATCCACTGCCACAAATTAATGCACAAGAGGTGAGTCAGGGCAATGAGGCTCTAGCACATGAGTTGATGTTGCTGGAGGAGCAGCAGGCAAGAGAGGAGAAACATATGGAGGAGCGAAGCCGCCTTTTACAACGGCATGCGATGTTCGGCGGAGGAGCAGCCGGTGGAATCGGACTGAATCCTCAGGCGACAGCATTCCAACCGATTGGTAGCGGGTTTTTCGGTGTTTCTTCGCTAAGTCAAGGTCAGATTTCAGCGCGTCAAGCTATCAACAAGGAGCTTCCCATATTTTCCGGCAACCCGGAAGAATGGCCGCTTTTTCTAGCAAGCTACGAGAACTCGACCAGGATTTGCGGATATAGCGACGAAGAAAACATGCTTCGACTTCAACGAAGCCTCAAGGGAAAGGCAATGGAAACGGTACGTTGTCGTCTGTTGCATCCTGCCAACTTACCGGGGGTTATAGCGACGCTGAGAACCCTGTTTGGGAGACCGGAAGTCATCGTCCATTCGCTGGTGAATAAGATCCGGGAAATGCCATCGCCGAAAGCTGAAAAACTGTGCACGCTGATCGATTTCGGAGTTGCAGTTCAAAACGTCTGCGCGACCATCACAGCTTCAGGTCTCGACGAGTATATGTGCAACGTGGCGCTACTCCAAGAACTGACGGAGAGATTGCCGCCTTCTATTAGACTGAACTGGGCGTACCATCGGCAGGGACTGAACAGAGTCACTCTTTCGGAATTCGGAGACTGGCTTGGGAAGTTAGTTGAAGCAGCGAGCATAGTCACGATGCCAACCCTCAACATCTCGAAACCAGAGAGACGTGGAAGGAAAGACGACAACTACATCAACGTTCACTCGGAAAGCAACTCTAGTTGCGAAGTTCTCTCGTTAGATCGCCCGATTACTGCATCAAAGGGCTGTCTCGTATGTTTGAACGAATGCAGCGGTCTGGACACGTGTGGCAAGTTTCTCGCCTTGGGCGTCGGGTCCCGTTGGACAGTTGTGAAAGAGCAAAGGTTGTGCAGAAAGTGTCTACGGAGGCATTACGGTGCCTGCCACGTGAAAACACCCTGTGGAAGAAACGGTTGCTCGTTTATGCACAACACATTGTTGCACGAGGACAAGCGATATAACAAACGTTTGACTCCCGAACCAGCGCAGCAGTCTAACGAGAGTTCAACAACACAGAGCTGCAACACGCATTCGAAGAGGGCGGGAAAGGTTTTATTTCGGTACGTGCCTGTAACGATCTACGGTAAGGGAAAGCAAGTGACAACCTATGCTTTCCTCGACGATGGGTCGTCGGCGACTTTGATGGAGCACAGCCTACTGAGAGAATTAGATCTTAAAGGAACGCCCTATCCATTGTGCTTGAATTGGACGGGTGGCCACCAGCGGGAAGAAGATGAGTCAGTCTTACTGACGTTGAAGATCTCCGGTGTAAATGACACTCGTGAAGTGTTCGACCTTCCAGAGGTTTATACGGTTAGGGATCTTTCTCTTCCGAAACAGTCGGTCTCAGTCTCGCAGTTGGCAACTAAGTACAGCTATCTCAAAGGTTTGCCATTGAAATCCTACGATGATGTCTCTCCACGGATCCTTATAGGGATGAACAATTGCCGCCTGGGTCACGCCCTGAGAAGTGTCGAAGGTGGTGAGAACGAACCGGTGGTGTCCAAAACCCGCCTTGGATGGATGATATACGGACCTTGCACCATGGAATCTGGTACGACGAACTCCGGCTATAGCAGTTATCACAGTTTCCACATCTGTCCTTGTGTTAGGGAAGAAGAAAGGGATCTGAATGCGGCACTTAAGGAATACTACTCAATTGAGTCGTTGGGAATCTCTGGTTCACAAAAATCACTACATTCAAAAGATGAGGAGCGCGCGATTAAAATTCTGTCAACCGAAACACGACTGGTAGGGAATCGCTACGAGACCGGCCTATTGTGGCGCTATGATCAAGTACAGCTACCCGACAACAAGGGAATGGCTGCAAAGCGCCTAGCTTGTCTACAGAAGCGAATGAGACGGGAACCCGAATTAGCTGCGGCGATGCGATCGAAAATGCTTGAGTACGAGGAGAAGGGTTACATTCGGCGACTGTCGGCAATGGAGAAGGCGGAGAAACATTCTAACGACTGGTATCTACCAATCTTCCCAGTAACCAACCCGAACAAACCAGGGAAGCTACGAATCGTATTCGACGCGGCCGCCAAGGTCAACGGCGTCTCACTGAACTCGTTCCTCCTAACGGGACCCGATCAATTGGTGTCACTGCTTACAGTTCTGTATAAGTTTCGCGAGTTTCGCGTCGCCGTAGTGGGAGACATTCGGGAAATGTTCTTCCAAGTACAGATGAAGAAGCTAGACCAACGAAGCCAGATGATTTTGTGGAGCAACGGTAATCCGGAGGATGAACCCGAAGTGTATGCGGTAGCAGTTATGACGTTCGGTGCGGCATGCTCTCCAAGCTGTGCGCACTATGTCAAGAACCGAAACGCTGAAAGATTCGAAGAGCAGTATCCACGAGCGGTAGAGTGCATAAAGTATGAGCATTATGTCGACGACATGTTGATGAGTGTTGAGACTGAGGAGGAAGCTGTAAAACTAGCCAGCGAGGTACGATCTATCCACTCTCAGGGAGGATTCGAGATACGCAATTGGTTATCAAATTCCCGTTCGGTCATCGATAATCTGCACGAGGTCAGTACCACGGAAAAGAACATGAGCCTTTGCGCGGAGATGACGACGGAAAAGGTGCTCGGTATGTGGTGGGACACCACAACAGACACGTTCACGTTCAAATTATCACCGAAGCACGACGAGCAGCTACTTTCCGGAATCAGGATGCCAACAAAACGAGAAGTTCTGAGAACATTGATGGCTATATACGATCCGATGGGATTCATTGGTAATTTCCTCATCTACTTGAAGATCCTGATGCAGGAAATCTGGCGTTCCGGATGTGGTTGGGATGATGAAATCAACGGAAAGCTGGCCGAAAAGTGGCAGACGTGGATCGATGCGTTGCCGAACGTCCATCAAGTTAAGATTCCTCGTTGCTACCGAATTATAACATCTGCCAAACCAGCCAACAATGTGGAATTGCATATTTTCTGCGATGCCAGCGAGAATGGGATGGCTGCTGTGGCCTACTTCAGGTTCGAGGAAGAAGGAAAGGTGGAATGTGCGATGATTGGATCTAAAACACGCGTAGCCCCTCTGAAGTTTCTCTCTATCCCTCGACTTGAGCTGCAAGCTGCCGTTATTGGAGCTCGTCTAGCCGACTGTATCGTCAAATCACATCGTATTAAGATCATGCGCCGTGTTTTCTGGACAGACTCCCGTGATGTGATATGCTGGTTACGATCTGACCATCGGCGCTATAGCCAGTTCGTTGCCTTCAGGGTCAGTGAGCTGCTGGATACAACTCAAGTGGACGAGTGGAGATGGTTGCCAACAAAGATGAACGTAGCGGACGAAGGTACGAAGTGGCAAAGGCTGCCAGACTTACGCCCTAGTAGCCGCTGGTTTCGCGCACAGGATTTTCTTTGGGAATCGGAAGCCGAATGGCCTGGTCACAATCGAGATCAAGGATCAACTGTAGAAGAAATTCGGCCCAGTGTCCTACATCATACAGTTACCGAGCCGCTAGTGAGTTTCGAGCGCTTCTCCAAATGGAAACGTCTGCTGAGATCGATGGCATATGCCCGTCGTTTCATCACGAATCTTCATAAGCGCATCGAAGGGGCCACCGCCGAGCTGGGACCACTAACGCAGGAAGAGCTGAAACTGGCGGAAAGCACAATTTACCGGATTGTTCAACAGCAGGCGTACCCTGACGAAATGCGCTTGATCCGTAGCAATAGCTCAGATGCCAGTCCGTGGAAACGTACCTTGCCAAAAAGCAGCTCGTTGTACAAGCTGAGTCCAGCTATCGATGAACTCGGTGTTCTACGGATGCGAGGGCGTATAAACGCATGCGAATGGGTTGACGAGGCGACCAAAAACCCCATCCTGCTTCCAAGACGGAATCCCGTGACTGATCTGGTGCTCGCTGAGTACCACGCTTCTTGCCGTCATCAGAATCATCACACAGCGCTGAACCAGGTTCGATTGAAATTCAGCATCCCTCGTCTTCGTTCAGAGTTCGATCGTGTACGCAGAAACTGTCAGCGTTGTAAAGTCCGACAATCAGAGCCACAACCTCCAGCGATGGGAAACCTCCCGCTTGCCCGTATGGCAGCATTTCAAAGACCGTTCTCGTACACCGGGATTGACTATTTCGGGCCAATGTCGGTAACAGTTGGCAGAAGGGTCGAGAAAAGATGGGGAGTACTACTTACCTGCATGACAACCCGAGGTGTGCACATTGAAGTAGCACATTCGTTAACGACGGATTCTTGTATTCTGGCACTGCGCAATTTCATTGCGAGGAGGGGTTCCCCTCTGGAGATTATAAGCGATCGAGGAACTAACTTCATAGGAGCGTCGCGAGAGCTGCGCGAGGCCATGCAGAAAATCGACATGACGAAACTTATGGTTGAATTCGTCAGTCCTAACACAAAGTGGACGTTCAATCCACCGGCCGCTCCACATTTTGGTGGCTGCTGGGAGCGTTTGATCCAGTCGATTAAAAAGATCATGAACGATTTCGACGTCCCACGCCTGCCATCCGACGAGATTCTGCGATCCATGCTATTGGAGATCGAGATGATCCTGAACTCAAGACCGCTCACTGACATACCGCTAGAAAACGACGCGGAACTTCCGTTAACGCCGAACCACTTCCTATTAGGATCGGCAGACGGGACTAAGCCCCCGATTATCTTCGATAACGAACCGGCAGCCCTCAAGCGGTCATGGACGATGGCCCAGCTGTACGCCGACAGGTTTTAG